The Streptomyces sp. DH-12 genome has a window encoding:
- a CDS encoding HAMP domain-containing sensor histidine kinase — translation MNGPGRPRPRTLRTRLVVASVTLIAVVCAVIGTVTALALRSHLYEQLDGQLREVAMRATGGPLGAGPRPGHPEDPLDFVTRGPQTFGTVGATVADGTVTDGVVSESREVNGVRTPEAGRLTGAQLTALADVPRDRQEHTADLPGLGSYRVTYQEGPNGAFYVAVPTTDVDTTVTTLILVEISVTAAGLVAASLAGAVIVGVATRPLRRVAATATRVAELPLHRGEVTLEERVPESECDPHTEVGRVGAALNRMLDHVHGALHARQLSETRVRQFVADAGHELRTPLASIRGYAELTRRGPEETGPDIRHALRRIESEADRMTLLVEDLLLLARLDAGRPLRFAETDLVPLVVDTVSDARAAGPDHHWRLDLPDAPAPVTADAARLQQILVNLLANARTHTPPGTTVTARVRREGRRLRVDVADDGPGIPPDLLPHVFERFARGDSARTRATGSTGLGLAIVRAVAAAHGGSVTVDSAPGRTVFSLHLPAPVPPAPAVPPCPSAAPESQPRHSLTTEVRQGG, via the coding sequence GTGAACGGACCGGGGCGGCCGCGTCCGCGCACGCTGCGGACACGGCTCGTCGTCGCGTCCGTCACGCTGATCGCGGTGGTGTGCGCGGTGATCGGCACGGTGACCGCGCTGGCTCTCCGCTCCCACCTGTACGAGCAGCTCGACGGGCAGCTGCGCGAGGTGGCGATGAGGGCCACGGGCGGCCCGCTCGGCGCCGGACCGCGCCCCGGGCACCCGGAGGACCCCCTCGACTTCGTGACGAGGGGCCCGCAGACGTTCGGCACCGTCGGCGCCACCGTCGCGGACGGCACGGTGACCGACGGCGTGGTGAGCGAATCCCGCGAGGTGAACGGGGTCCGGACGCCCGAGGCCGGGCGGCTCACCGGAGCCCAGCTCACCGCCCTGGCGGACGTGCCGCGCGACCGGCAGGAGCACACCGCGGACCTGCCCGGCCTCGGCAGCTACCGCGTCACCTATCAGGAGGGGCCCAACGGCGCCTTCTACGTCGCCGTCCCCACCACCGACGTCGACACCACCGTCACCACGCTGATCCTGGTGGAGATCAGCGTCACCGCCGCCGGACTGGTCGCCGCGTCCCTGGCGGGCGCCGTCATCGTCGGCGTCGCCACCCGCCCGCTGCGCCGGGTCGCCGCCACCGCCACCCGCGTCGCGGAACTGCCCCTGCACCGCGGCGAGGTGACGCTGGAGGAGCGCGTCCCGGAGTCCGAGTGCGATCCGCACACCGAGGTCGGCCGGGTCGGCGCCGCGCTGAACCGGATGCTCGACCACGTCCACGGCGCCCTGCACGCCCGCCAGCTCAGCGAGACCCGGGTACGGCAGTTCGTCGCGGACGCGGGCCACGAACTGCGCACCCCGCTCGCCTCCATCCGCGGGTACGCCGAACTCACCCGGCGCGGCCCGGAGGAGACCGGACCGGACATCCGGCACGCGCTCCGCCGCATCGAGTCCGAGGCGGACCGGATGACCCTGCTGGTCGAGGATCTGCTGCTGCTCGCCCGCCTGGACGCCGGACGGCCCCTGCGGTTCGCGGAGACCGATCTGGTGCCGCTGGTCGTGGACACCGTCAGCGACGCCCGCGCCGCCGGACCGGACCACCACTGGCGCCTGGACCTGCCCGACGCGCCCGCGCCGGTGACCGCCGACGCCGCGCGGCTCCAGCAGATCCTCGTCAACCTGCTCGCCAACGCGCGCACCCACACCCCGCCGGGCACCACCGTCACCGCCCGGGTGCGCCGGGAGGGGCGTCGGCTGCGGGTGGACGTCGCCGACGACGGGCCCGGCATCCCGCCCGACCTGCTTCCGCACGTCTTCGAACGGTTCGCGCGCGGTGACTCGGCCCGCACCCGAGCCACCGGCTCGACGGGTCTGGGGCTGGCCATCGTGCGGGCCGTGGCGGCCGCGCACGGCGGCTCCGTCACCGTCGACAGCGCGCCCGGCCGGACGGTGTTCAGCCTCCACCTGCCCGCGCCCGTGCCGCCGGCGCCCGCCGTGCCGCCGTGCCCCTCCGCCGCGCCGGAGTCACAGCCGCGGCACAGCCTCACCACAGAGGTACGACAGGGCGGTTGA
- a CDS encoding glycosyltransferase family 39 protein, producing MTVPRDPQADPATGAPLPAPAPHGARSEAETTAGGPPPAPVSAPAAGAAPRAAGAGPGGPEPRWARPALVALLLATGLLYLWNLQASGYANSFYSAAVQAGSQSWKAFFFGSLDAANAITVDKPPAALWPMALSVRLFGLNSWAILVPEVLMGVGTVAVVHAAVRRRSGPGAALLAGTVLALTPVAALMFRFNNPDALLTLLMAVACHLVVRALEDGRTKWLVWAGVTIGFAFLTKTLQAFLVLPALAAVYAVCAPVRPRKRCVQLALATVALMVSGGWWVAVVELWPASSRPYTGGSQNNSFLELTFGYNGLGRINGDETGSVGGGGGPGGGRWGETGWDRMFDADTGGQISWLLPAALVLLVAGLVMTRKAGRADVTRAAFLVWGGSLLTTAVVFSFMAGIFHQYYTVALAPYLAAVTGMGAAALWHRRRETWAALTLAAAVAVTSAWGYVLLHRTPDYLPWLRWLVLVGGLLAALGLVFAGRAGRRVVLVAAALGLAASLAGPTAYTLSTVREGHSGSIVTAGPASPGTGGDGRAPGGGPRNGAPPGANGTGGNGFPGGGPSGQDGAAGGPGQDGSGVPDAGGLPGGADGNAEATAPGRGSRGAGGGMGGLLGGTDVDAEARELLETGAGDHTWAAAAVGAQNAASYQLATGEPVMAIGGFNGTDPSPTLAQFQQYVEDGRIHYFVSGGGGGGGMGGGTGASARITAWVRATFKEVTAGSTTLYDLTRPATGS from the coding sequence ATGACCGTCCCACGCGACCCCCAGGCGGATCCCGCCACCGGGGCACCCCTCCCCGCGCCCGCGCCGCACGGCGCGCGAAGCGAAGCGGAAACCACCGCCGGCGGCCCGCCGCCCGCGCCGGTTTCCGCCCCGGCGGCCGGCGCCGCACCGCGGGCCGCGGGTGCCGGGCCCGGCGGGCCGGAACCCCGTTGGGCCCGCCCCGCCCTCGTCGCGCTGCTCCTGGCCACCGGCCTGCTCTACCTCTGGAACCTCCAGGCCTCCGGTTACGCCAACTCCTTCTACTCGGCGGCCGTCCAGGCGGGCAGCCAGTCCTGGAAGGCGTTCTTCTTCGGCTCGCTGGACGCGGCGAACGCGATCACCGTGGACAAGCCCCCGGCCGCGCTCTGGCCGATGGCCCTGTCGGTGCGCCTGTTCGGCCTCAACTCCTGGGCGATCCTGGTGCCCGAGGTGCTCATGGGCGTCGGCACGGTCGCCGTCGTGCACGCGGCCGTGCGCCGCCGCTCCGGCCCGGGCGCCGCGCTGCTCGCGGGGACGGTGCTCGCGCTCACCCCGGTCGCGGCGCTGATGTTCCGCTTCAACAACCCGGACGCGCTGCTCACGCTGTTGATGGCCGTCGCCTGTCACCTCGTCGTCCGCGCCCTGGAGGACGGCCGGACCAAGTGGCTGGTGTGGGCGGGCGTCACGATCGGCTTCGCGTTCCTCACCAAGACGCTCCAGGCGTTCCTCGTCCTCCCGGCCCTGGCCGCGGTCTACGCCGTCTGCGCCCCGGTGCGCCCGCGGAAGCGGTGCGTCCAGCTCGCCCTGGCGACCGTCGCGCTCATGGTGTCCGGCGGCTGGTGGGTCGCGGTGGTCGAGTTGTGGCCGGCGTCCTCGCGCCCGTACACCGGCGGCTCCCAGAACAACAGCTTCCTGGAGCTGACCTTCGGCTACAACGGCCTCGGCCGGATCAACGGCGACGAGACGGGCAGCGTCGGCGGCGGGGGCGGTCCGGGCGGCGGCCGGTGGGGCGAGACCGGCTGGGACCGGATGTTCGACGCCGACACCGGCGGCCAGATCTCCTGGCTGCTGCCCGCCGCGCTGGTCCTGCTCGTCGCGGGCCTGGTGATGACCCGGAAGGCCGGCCGGGCCGACGTCACCCGTGCCGCCTTCCTGGTGTGGGGCGGTTCGCTGCTGACGACCGCGGTGGTCTTCAGCTTCATGGCCGGCATCTTCCACCAGTACTACACGGTGGCGCTGGCCCCCTACCTGGCGGCCGTGACCGGCATGGGTGCGGCGGCCCTGTGGCACAGGCGCCGGGAGACGTGGGCCGCCCTCACCCTGGCGGCGGCCGTCGCGGTGACGTCGGCCTGGGGGTACGTCCTGCTGCACCGCACGCCCGACTACCTGCCGTGGCTGCGGTGGCTCGTCCTGGTGGGCGGGCTCCTCGCCGCGCTCGGACTGGTCTTCGCGGGCCGGGCGGGACGCCGGGTGGTGCTCGTGGCGGCCGCACTGGGCCTCGCCGCCTCCCTGGCCGGCCCGACGGCGTACACGCTGAGCACCGTGCGGGAGGGCCACTCCGGTTCCATCGTCACCGCGGGTCCGGCGTCGCCGGGCACGGGCGGCGACGGTCGTGCCCCGGGCGGCGGCCCGCGGAACGGCGCCCCGCCCGGCGCGAACGGCACGGGCGGGAACGGCTTCCCCGGCGGCGGCCCGTCGGGCCAGGACGGTGCCGCAGGCGGCCCCGGCCAGGACGGCTCGGGCGTCCCGGACGCCGGCGGCTTGCCCGGCGGAGCCGACGGCAACGCCGAAGCCACCGCCCCCGGACGCGGTTCCCGCGGCGCGGGAGGCGGCATGGGCGGCCTCCTCGGCGGCACCGACGTCGACGCCGAGGCACGTGAGCTGCTGGAGACCGGGGCCGGCGACCACACCTGGGCCGCCGCGGCGGTGGGCGCGCAGAACGCGGCGAGCTACCAGCTCGCCACCGGCGAACCGGTCATGGCGATCGGCGGCTTCAACGGCACCGACCCGTCCCCGACCCTCGCGCAGTTCCAGCAGTACGTGGAGGACGGCCGCATCCACTACTTCGTCTCCGGGGGAGGCGGGGGAGGCGGCATGGGCGGCGGCACCGGTGCCTCCGCGCGGATCACCGCCTGGGTGCGGGCCACCTTCAAGGAGGTGACCGCCGGTTCGACCACCCTCTACGACCTCACCCGCCCGGCGACCGGAAGCTGA
- a CDS encoding TetR/AcrR family transcriptional regulator, producing the protein MVRADQRSGKTPRPSVWLEDRDQDRGGRRGGGQPSGLDRDRITEATVRLLDAEGLAKFSMRRLAAELDVTAMSVYWYVDTKDDLLELALDRAFGELALPEPDADEDWRDRLRALAREYRALLVRHSWLSALVGRFLNIGPNALRFSGAVQQVLGSVGLPEHGVTGAISAVFQFVYGYGTVEGHFRDRVASTGLTPDEYHHRAMTEVTRDPDASDVIGQSARIMEARGGDTVQEMLERDFSFALDLLIAGIEAMVARSRD; encoded by the coding sequence ATGGTGAGGGCAGACCAGCGGTCCGGGAAGACGCCGCGGCCGAGCGTCTGGCTGGAGGACCGGGACCAGGACCGGGGCGGCAGGCGCGGTGGCGGCCAGCCCTCCGGACTGGACCGGGACCGGATCACCGAGGCGACCGTGCGGCTGCTGGACGCCGAGGGCCTGGCGAAGTTCTCCATGCGCCGCCTCGCCGCCGAGCTGGACGTCACCGCGATGTCCGTCTACTGGTACGTCGACACCAAGGACGACCTGCTGGAACTGGCCCTGGACCGGGCCTTCGGCGAACTGGCCCTGCCCGAGCCGGACGCCGACGAGGACTGGCGCGACCGACTGCGCGCGCTGGCCCGCGAGTACCGGGCGCTGCTGGTGCGGCACTCCTGGCTGTCCGCGCTGGTCGGCCGCTTCCTCAACATCGGCCCCAACGCCCTGCGGTTCTCCGGTGCGGTCCAGCAGGTCCTCGGCAGCGTCGGACTGCCCGAGCACGGGGTGACCGGGGCGATCTCCGCCGTGTTCCAGTTCGTGTACGGCTACGGCACGGTGGAGGGCCACTTCCGCGACCGGGTCGCCTCCACGGGCCTGACCCCGGACGAGTACCACCACCGGGCCATGACCGAGGTGACGCGGGACCCGGACGCCTCCGACGTGATCGGGCAGTCGGCCAGGATCATGGAGGCCCGGGGCGGCGACACGGTCCAGGAGATGCTCGAACGGGACTTCTCCTTCGCCCTGGACCTGCTGATCGCCGGCATCGAGGCGATGGTCGCCCGCAGCCGCGACTAG
- a CDS encoding STAS domain-containing protein: protein MLPLPSEIDVRNADGLLPLIMYQARSGSEGPAQVMVLDLSATRFMDSQGVRLINDARRLLLPDTRVLLVALPESMACRVLEVTGLRRDVPVYDNLPEAMAA, encoded by the coding sequence ATGCTCCCGCTGCCGTCGGAGATCGACGTCCGCAACGCCGACGGCCTGCTGCCGCTGATCATGTACCAGGCCCGCTCCGGCTCCGAGGGACCGGCGCAGGTGATGGTCCTCGACCTGTCGGCGACCCGTTTCATGGACTCCCAGGGCGTCCGCCTGATCAACGACGCCCGAAGACTCCTGCTCCCCGACACCCGGGTGCTCCTGGTGGCCCTGCCGGAGAGCATGGCCTGCCGCGTGCTGGAAGTGACCGGGCTGCGCCGCGACGTGCCCGTGTACGACAACCTCCCGGAGGCGATGGCGGCCTAG
- a CDS encoding bifunctional glycosyltransferase family 2/GtrA family protein: protein MRTDPFPGTLPAREHLPAARAGTPVLDVVVPVYNEEKDLPPCVRRLHEHLTRTFPYAFRITIADNASTDGTPLVAADLARRLEEVRSVRLERKGRGRALRTAWSASDAPVLAYMDVDLSTDLNALLPLVAPLISGHSDLAVGSRLSRGSRAVRGAKREFISRTYNLILRGSLRARFSDAQCGFKAVRRDVAQALLPLVEDSGWFFDTELLVLAERAGLRIHEVPVDWVDDLDSTVHIVRTAVDDLKGVWRVGRALAAGTLPLDRLARPFGDDPRDRDLADVPRGLARQLVGFCAVGVLSTVFYLLLYSGFRTFTGAQAANGLALLVSAVTNTAANRRLTFRVRGRGGMVRHQAQGLVVLAIGLALTSGSLAALDTASGDPGHSTELAVLVAANLAATVLRFLLFRAWVFPDRTPARAAGAVPRQPGAPAAPPATPPAAQAASQAASSIGPGPRTFPPDTTTRRPRDPARPPLPARTARQADHDPRNPR, encoded by the coding sequence ATGCGAACCGACCCTTTTCCCGGCACGTTGCCGGCTCGGGAGCACCTTCCGGCCGCCCGGGCCGGCACGCCGGTCCTGGACGTCGTCGTCCCCGTGTACAACGAGGAGAAGGACCTCCCGCCCTGCGTCCGCCGGCTGCACGAGCATCTCACCCGGACCTTCCCGTACGCGTTCCGCATCACGATCGCCGACAACGCCTCCACGGACGGCACCCCGCTCGTCGCCGCCGACCTGGCCCGGCGGCTCGAGGAGGTGCGGTCCGTCCGGCTGGAGCGGAAGGGCCGAGGCCGGGCGCTGCGGACCGCCTGGTCGGCCTCGGACGCGCCCGTCCTCGCCTACATGGACGTGGACCTGTCCACCGACCTCAACGCCCTGCTGCCGCTGGTCGCCCCGCTGATCTCCGGGCACTCCGATCTCGCCGTCGGCTCCCGGCTGAGCCGCGGCTCACGGGCGGTGCGGGGCGCCAAGCGGGAGTTCATCAGCCGTACCTACAACCTGATCCTGCGCGGTTCGCTCCGGGCGCGCTTCTCCGACGCGCAGTGCGGGTTCAAGGCCGTCCGCCGTGACGTGGCGCAGGCGCTGCTGCCGCTGGTGGAGGACAGCGGCTGGTTCTTCGACACGGAACTGCTGGTGCTCGCCGAACGGGCGGGGCTGCGGATCCACGAGGTGCCGGTCGACTGGGTCGACGACCTCGACTCCACCGTGCACATCGTGCGGACGGCGGTGGACGACCTGAAGGGCGTCTGGCGGGTCGGCAGGGCGCTGGCCGCCGGGACGCTGCCGCTGGACCGGCTCGCCCGGCCGTTCGGCGACGACCCGCGCGACCGGGACCTCGCGGACGTGCCGCGCGGACTGGCCCGCCAGCTCGTCGGCTTCTGCGCCGTGGGCGTCCTGTCCACCGTGTTCTACCTGCTTCTCTACAGCGGCTTCCGGACCTTCACCGGCGCCCAGGCCGCCAACGGGCTCGCCCTGCTGGTGTCGGCGGTCACCAACACCGCCGCCAACCGCCGGCTCACCTTCCGGGTGCGGGGGCGCGGCGGGATGGTCCGCCACCAGGCGCAGGGCCTGGTCGTCCTCGCCATCGGCCTCGCCCTGACCAGCGGCTCGCTCGCCGCCCTGGACACGGCCAGCGGCGACCCGGGCCACTCCACGGAGCTGGCGGTCCTGGTGGCCGCCAACCTCGCGGCGACGGTCCTGCGGTTCCTGCTGTTCCGGGCCTGGGTCTTCCCGGACCGCACCCCGGCCCGCGCCGCCGGCGCCGTTCCCCGGCAGCCCGGCGCCCCGGCCGCGCCTCCGGCGACCCCGCCGGCCGCGCAGGCGGCTTCCCAGGCCGCCTCGTCAATCGGGCCGGGCCCGCGGACGTTCCCGCCGGACACGACGACGCGCCGGCCGCGCGACCCGGCCCGTCCGCCGCTTCCCGCCCGCACCGCCCGGCAGGCCGACCACGACCCGAGGAACCCCCGATGA
- a CDS encoding amidohydrolase family protein, which yields MSAPPGSTSPTPPDTPDVPAGTAGTAGTAGTAEAAEAAEVRRFWQELGLPGLVDVHTHFMPERVLHKVWAYFDGLGPLTGGIEWPITYRKEEGERAALLRAFGVRAFTAMLYPHKPGMARWLNDWAAGFARRTPDCLHTSTFFPEPGAAVYVREAVENGARVFKAHVQVGGYDPADEALDPCWGLLAEAGVPVVVHCGSGPAPGKHTGPGPVARVLARHPRLRLVVAHMGMPEYEDFLSLAERYREVRLDTTMAFTGFSERMAPFPRRALSRLADLGDRVLLGTDFPNIPYPYVHQLDVLAGLGLGEDWLRAVCHDNAARLFGLPGTPEHPA from the coding sequence ATGAGCGCACCCCCGGGCAGCACCTCGCCGACACCCCCTGACACCCCCGATGTCCCCGCCGGGACCGCCGGGACCGCCGGGACCGCCGGGACCGCCGAGGCCGCCGAGGCCGCCGAGGTCCGGCGCTTCTGGCAGGAGCTCGGACTGCCCGGCCTCGTCGACGTGCACACGCACTTCATGCCGGAGCGGGTGCTCCACAAGGTGTGGGCGTACTTCGACGGGCTCGGCCCGCTCACCGGCGGCATCGAGTGGCCGATCACGTACCGGAAGGAAGAAGGCGAACGGGCCGCGCTGCTGCGGGCGTTCGGTGTGCGCGCCTTCACGGCGATGCTCTACCCGCACAAGCCGGGCATGGCCCGCTGGCTGAACGACTGGGCCGCCGGCTTCGCCCGTCGCACCCCCGACTGCCTGCACACCTCGACGTTCTTCCCCGAGCCCGGCGCCGCCGTCTACGTGCGCGAGGCCGTCGAGAACGGGGCGCGCGTCTTCAAGGCGCACGTCCAGGTCGGTGGGTACGATCCGGCCGACGAGGCGCTCGACCCCTGCTGGGGCCTGCTCGCCGAGGCGGGCGTCCCGGTGGTGGTCCACTGCGGCTCGGGCCCCGCTCCCGGCAAGCACACCGGCCCCGGGCCGGTCGCCCGCGTGCTGGCCCGCCATCCCCGGCTGCGGCTGGTCGTGGCGCACATGGGCATGCCCGAGTACGAGGACTTCCTGAGCCTGGCCGAGCGGTACCGGGAGGTCCGCCTCGACACCACCATGGCGTTCACCGGCTTCAGCGAACGGATGGCGCCGTTCCCCCGGCGGGCGCTGTCCCGGCTGGCGGACCTCGGCGACCGCGTCCTGCTCGGCACCGACTTCCCCAACATCCCCTACCCCTATGTTCATCAGCTCGACGTCCTGGCGGGTCTCGGGCTCGGGGAGGACTGGCTGCGGGCGGTGTGCCACGACAACGCGGCCCGGTTGTTCGGGCTCCCCGGAACACCCGAGCACCCCGCCTGA
- a CDS encoding YceI family protein produces the protein MPLTARIRTRDGWAVSHAVVTLTDGTGAQVLRAEADAEGAVRDATELAPGAYTVVVTAVGYAPAAASALVTASGRAEIGTVTLARTGGTELPPPGPWTVDPAHSSVAAVAQHLGISSVRGRFTDFTASVEIAPDDVTESRVEAVIRAASIDTGNGMRDTHLRSPDFLDAERYPEIVYRSTGLTQAGADRWTVHGELAMRGVVRPVDLDLAYLGTGADPWGGTRAAFRATTELHREAFAMHYNQVVQAGIAAIGTTLRVELDVQAVRGESLPEG, from the coding sequence ATGCCACTGACCGCGAGGATCCGCACCCGGGACGGATGGGCCGTGTCGCACGCGGTCGTCACGCTGACCGACGGGACCGGCGCCCAGGTGCTGCGCGCCGAGGCGGACGCCGAGGGCGCCGTCCGGGACGCCACGGAGCTGGCTCCGGGGGCGTACACCGTCGTCGTGACCGCGGTCGGGTACGCGCCCGCCGCCGCCAGCGCCCTCGTCACCGCGAGCGGGCGCGCGGAGATCGGGACGGTCACGCTGGCCCGGACCGGGGGCACGGAGCTGCCGCCGCCCGGACCGTGGACCGTCGACCCGGCGCACTCCAGTGTGGCCGCCGTCGCCCAGCACCTGGGCATCTCCAGCGTGCGGGGACGGTTCACCGACTTCACCGCCTCGGTGGAGATCGCCCCGGACGACGTCACCGAGTCGCGGGTGGAGGCGGTCATCCGGGCCGCGTCCATCGACACCGGCAACGGGATGCGGGACACCCATCTGCGGTCCCCGGACTTCCTTGACGCCGAGCGGTACCCGGAGATCGTCTACCGGTCCACGGGGCTCACCCAGGCGGGCGCCGACCGCTGGACCGTGCACGGCGAACTGGCCATGCGCGGCGTGGTCCGCCCGGTCGACCTGGACCTGGCGTACCTCGGCACGGGCGCGGACCCGTGGGGCGGCACCCGCGCGGCCTTCCGGGCCACGACCGAACTGCACCGCGAGGCTTTCGCGATGCACTACAACCAGGTCGTCCAGGCCGGCATCGCCGCCATCGGCACGACGCTCCGGGTGGAACTGGACGTCCAGGCCGTGCGGGGGGAATCGCTCCCCGAGGGGTGA
- a CDS encoding response regulator transcription factor, with translation MTTISPQGRTELLRPDGSSVRVLVVDDEQSITELLSMALRYEGWQIRSAADGQGALRAAREFRPDAVVLDMMLPDMDGLSVLGRLRRELPDVPVLFLTAKDAVEDRIAGLTAGGDDYVTKPFSLEEVVARLRGLIRRSCASDRRSDALLVVGDLTLDEDSHEVTRGGQSIHLTATEFELLRFLMRNPRRVLSKAQILDRVWSYDFGGQANVVELYISYLRRKIDAGREPMIHTRRGAGYLLKPAVS, from the coding sequence ATGACCACGATCTCGCCCCAGGGGCGCACCGAACTGCTCAGGCCGGACGGGAGCTCCGTCCGGGTGCTGGTGGTGGACGACGAGCAGTCGATCACCGAACTGCTCTCCATGGCCCTGCGCTACGAGGGCTGGCAGATCCGCAGCGCGGCCGACGGCCAGGGCGCCCTGCGCGCCGCCCGCGAGTTCCGGCCCGACGCCGTCGTCCTGGACATGATGCTGCCCGACATGGACGGGCTGTCCGTCCTCGGCCGGCTGCGCCGTGAACTGCCGGACGTGCCGGTGCTGTTCCTCACCGCGAAGGACGCCGTCGAGGACCGGATCGCCGGGCTGACCGCGGGCGGCGACGACTACGTGACCAAGCCGTTCAGCCTGGAGGAGGTCGTCGCGCGGCTGCGCGGGCTGATCCGCCGCTCGTGTGCGAGCGACCGCCGCTCCGACGCCCTGCTGGTGGTCGGCGACCTCACCCTGGACGAGGACAGCCACGAGGTGACCCGCGGCGGCCAGAGCATCCACCTGACCGCCACCGAGTTCGAGCTGCTGCGCTTCCTCATGCGCAACCCGCGCCGGGTGCTCAGCAAGGCGCAGATCCTCGACCGGGTCTGGTCCTACGACTTCGGCGGCCAGGCCAACGTCGTCGAGCTGTACATCTCCTACCTGCGCCGGAAGATCGACGCGGGCCGGGAACCGATGATCCACACCCGGCGCGGCGCCGGTTACCTGCTGAAGCCCGCGGTGTCGTGA
- a CDS encoding MFS transporter yields MTTSSPEHPAAAPDPSPDTAPADEAPRGHDRRWLILGVICLAQLTVLLDNTVLNVAIPSLTREMDASTADIQWMINAYSLVQSGLLLSAGNAADRYGRKKMLIVGLALFGVGSLAAGLAQSSPQLIAARAGMGVGGALLLTTTLAVVMQIFTAEEQPKAIGIWSAVNSLGFAAGPLVGGFMLNHFWWGSIFLINLPVAALALAAVAAYVPESRNRQGDRPDLAGAVLSTIGMTALVYAIISGPEHGWTSGRVLAGAGTAAVVLGVFAYWESRVPYPMLDLHFFRNRRFTGAVGGLVLITFGMGGALFLLTQYLQFVLGYGPLEAGLRTAPMALTVVALNFTGVGTRWAAKMGTPLSIAVGMGLMAAGLVSIATLTEHGYSGTLLGLVLIGAGTAIGSPVMAYAVMSSVPREKAGVGAGINGTLAEFGNGLGVAVLGAVLNARFAALVPVAAASLPAALAAAGSDRERAEITGAFSSGLETSLLVGSVAVLLGGLLAAALLRRADHADARSAREGQADA; encoded by the coding sequence ATGACGACCTCCTCACCGGAGCACCCGGCCGCGGCCCCCGACCCGTCCCCGGACACCGCACCGGCGGACGAGGCTCCCCGGGGGCACGACCGGCGTTGGCTGATTCTCGGAGTCATCTGTCTCGCCCAGCTCACCGTGCTGCTGGACAACACGGTGCTGAACGTGGCGATCCCCTCCCTCACCCGGGAGATGGACGCCTCGACCGCCGACATCCAGTGGATGATCAACGCCTACTCCCTGGTCCAGTCGGGCCTGCTGCTCAGCGCGGGGAACGCCGCCGACCGCTACGGCCGCAAGAAGATGCTCATCGTGGGCCTGGCCCTGTTCGGTGTGGGGTCGCTGGCGGCGGGCCTGGCCCAGTCGTCCCCGCAGCTGATCGCGGCGCGGGCCGGCATGGGCGTCGGAGGGGCGCTGCTGCTGACCACCACCCTCGCCGTGGTCATGCAGATCTTCACGGCCGAGGAGCAGCCCAAGGCGATCGGCATCTGGAGCGCCGTCAACTCCCTGGGCTTCGCCGCAGGTCCGCTGGTCGGCGGGTTCATGCTGAACCACTTCTGGTGGGGTTCGATCTTCCTGATCAACCTGCCGGTCGCGGCCCTGGCGCTGGCCGCCGTCGCGGCGTACGTCCCGGAGTCCCGGAACCGGCAGGGCGACCGGCCCGACCTGGCCGGCGCGGTGCTCTCCACCATCGGCATGACGGCCCTGGTCTACGCGATCATCTCCGGCCCCGAGCACGGCTGGACGTCCGGCAGGGTGCTCGCCGGCGCGGGCACGGCGGCCGTGGTGCTCGGTGTCTTCGCGTACTGGGAGAGCCGGGTGCCGTACCCGATGCTCGACCTGCACTTCTTCCGCAACCGGCGCTTCACCGGCGCGGTCGGCGGACTGGTGCTGATCACCTTCGGCATGGGCGGCGCGCTCTTCCTGCTCACCCAGTACCTGCAGTTCGTCCTCGGGTACGGGCCGCTGGAGGCGGGTCTGCGCACCGCGCCGATGGCGCTGACCGTGGTCGCCCTCAACTTCACCGGCGTGGGCACCAGGTGGGCGGCGAAGATGGGGACCCCGCTGTCCATCGCGGTCGGCATGGGCCTGATGGCGGCCGGACTGGTGTCGATCGCCACGCTCACCGAGCACGGCTACAGCGGCACCCTGCTCGGCCTGGTGCTGATCGGCGCGGGCACCGCGATCGGCAGTCCGGTGATGGCGTACGCCGTGATGAGCTCCGTGCCCCGCGAGAAGGCGGGCGTCGGCGCCGGCATCAACGGCACGCTGGCCGAGTTCGGCAACGGGCTCGGGGTGGCCGTCCTCGGCGCCGTGCTCAACGCGCGCTTCGCGGCGCTGGTGCCGGTCGCGGCGGCCTCGCTGCCGGCCGCGCTGGCCGCGGCCGGCTCGGACCGCGAACGCGCCGAGATCACCGGGGCGTTCTCCTCCGGGCTGGAGACGAGCCTGCTGGTCGGCTCGGTGGCGGTCCTGCTCGGCGGACTCCTCGCGGCGGCGCTGCTGCGCCGGGCCGACCACGCCGACGCACGGTCCGCGCGGGAGGGGCAGGCGGACGCCTAG